The Chitinophaga lutea genome contains the following window.
CCATTTTTTCCGTGACGTCGTAGTAGCTGAAAAACGAAGCCGTATCGCGGGTTTCGGGAAGCAGTTTGGCGTAGGTGGAGCGGCTGAGCGACTGGATGCCGCCCATCACCAGGCCCACGGCTACGGCCAGGAAATAAAACTGTACTTCGGTGGTGATGAAGTAGGCGTTGAGGCATACGCCAATCCACAGCAGCACCGTGGCAATGAGCACCCTGAAGTTGCCGAAGCGGCCGGAGAGCCGCGCCATGCCCCAGGCGCCCAGGATGGCCACGATCTGTATCAGCACCACGCAGATGATGAGTTTGGTGGCTTCGAGTTTGAGCTCCTTGGACGCGAAAATCACGGCCACCATCATCACGGTCTGCACGCCCATGCTGTAGAAGAAAAAGGCGCGGAGGAATCTTTTCAGCACAGGCATCACTTTTACCTGCGCATATACTTTTTTCAGTTCGATGAACCCGTCTTTGAACACTCTTCCGGAACCGTCGTTGACGGCGGGTTTGGAGGCAGGCAGGCGTTTGAACGTGATCTGCGCGAAGCCGAACCACCAGATGCCCACCAGCAGGAAGGTGATGCGCACCGCCATACCGTCGGTGATGCCGAAAGGTTTCACCGTTACCAGGGCAAACCCCACGAGCTGCATGAGCACGCTGCCCATGTACCCGAATGAAAAGCCGCGGGCGCTCACCCGGTCCTGGTACTCCGGCGACGCAATTTCGGGCAGGTAGGAGTTGTAGAACACAAGGCCGCCCCAGAAGCCGATGGCCGCCAGCATCACGGACAGCATGCCCAGTTCGAGGCTGCTGGTGTCGGTGAAGGTATAGAGGGAGGCGCAGGCCAGGGAACCGAGGTAACAGAAGAAACGGAGGAAGTTCTTTTTATTGCCGCGCGTATCCGCGATCGAGGAGAGGATGGGCAGGCTGATGGCGATCAGCAGGTAGGCGAGCGACAGGGTATAATCGTACAAAACGGAGCTGAGCAGCGTTTTCCCCATGAAGGTCACCTCATCGGTACCGGAGCGGGCTTTGGTGACGCCCAGGTAATAGATGGGGAAAAAGGTGGTGGTGATCACCAGGTTGTACACGGAATTGGCCCAATCGTACATGGCCCAGCCATTGACAACTTTCCTGTTTGGTATGCTCATAGGGAGTGATTGAAGATTCACACGAATTACTAAAAGTAATGATTATTACTGTTTATAGTCATTGATCCGGATATGTTCACGGCAAAAGCCATATTCGGCTTCGTCGTTGGAGCTCACGATCACGAGGCGGTTGCCGCAGTAGTCGCGGATCAGTTGCTGGTAGAGGGCGATGCCGTCGCCGTCGAGGTTGGTGCAGGGCTCATCGAGCAGCAGCACCGGCACGTCCGAAAAAATGGCGAGCGCCAGCCGGGCCCGCTGTTTCATGCCGGAGGAAAAGTTGCGCACCTGTTTTTTCCAGGCTTTTTCGAGGCCTACGATGCGCGCAATTTCCCGGGGTGAAAAGCCGGGAAGGAAAGATTTGAAATGGAGATGGAAATCGAAGCACTCCTGCAGGCTCAGTTCTTCCACCAGCTCCAGGTAGGGAGCCACGATGGCGCAATGATTGAAAAACCGGTCGGACGGGAGCGTCTGTTCGTTGAAAAGATATTGCACATCGCCTTCACTGTGGTGATGGTGCCCGCTGATGATCTGCAGTAAAGTGGATTTGCCGGAGCCGTTGGGCCCCAGTATGGCGTAGTGGCCTGTACCGCTGAACGTATAGGTGAAACGACGGAAGATCCAGTCGTAATTGAACCGCTTGCCGACCTGGTTAAGCGAGATCGTCATTCGCCCTGGTACTGTATCCTCTCATGATGCCGCGCCCGGAATCGCGGATGAAGGAGAGTATTTCATCCCTTTCGTCCGTGGCCGGAAATTCTGCTTCAATGATGCGGATGGCTTTGGAAATATTGTTGCCTTTCACAAAAATGACGCGGTAGATGTCCAGGATGTGGTTGATCTTCTCGAGGGTGAAGCCCCTGCGTTTAAGCCCCACGGAGTTCACGCCCACATAGGAGAGGGGCTCGCGCGCCGCCTTTACGTAGGGCGGTACGTCTTTCCTCACCAGCGAACCGCCGGTTACGAAAGCGTGATTGCCGATTTTACAGAACTGCTGTACCGCTACCATGCCTGCGAGCACCACGTTGTCGCCCACGGTGATGTGGCCTGCGAGGGTGGTGTTGTTCGAAAACACGCAGTAATTGCCCACGATGCAGTCGTGCGCAATGTGGCTGTAGGCCATAATGAGGCAGTTGCTGCCGATGGAGGTCTTCAGCCGGTCTTTGGTACCGCGGTTAACGGTCACATATTCGCGGATGGTGGTATTGTCGCCGATTTCCACGATGGTATCCTCGCCTTCGAATTTGAGGTCCTGTGGAATGGCGGAAATAACAGCACCGGGGAAGATGCGGCAGTTTTTGCCGATACGGGCGCCTTCCATGATGGTTACATTGGAACCAATCCAGGTGCCTTCCCCGATCTCAACATTTTTATGGATAACGGTGAACGGATCGATTTTTACGTTGGGCGCAACTTTAGCGTCCGGGTGGATGTATGTGAGCGGATGAATCATGCTGTTATTTTCCTTCGCGTTTTACAATTTGGGCAACCATGTCAGCCTCGGTGACTACCTTGTTGCCTACGAATGCCGTTCCGCGCATTTCCACGAGGCCTCTGCGGATGGGGCTCAGGAGCTCCATCTTCAGCACCATGGTATCGCCGGGCAATACCTTTTGTTTGAATTTGCAATTATCGATCTTTAAAAAATAGGTATCATAGTTTTCCGGATCCGGCATCGGATTCAGCGCCAATATTCCACCCACCTGGGCCAGCGCTTCGCAGATCAGTACACCCGGCATTACGGGGTTACCGGGGAAGTGGCCCTGGAAAATCTGTTCGTTGAAAGTGACGTTCTTGATGCCCACCACACGGGTATCGCTCAGCTCGATGATCTTGTCTACCAGCATCATCGGGTACCGGTGCGGCAGGGTTTTGATGATGCGGTTCACATCATAGATCGCGGGCTGGTTGGGATCGTAAATGGGCACGTCCCTGTTATGTTTGTTTTTCTTGATGTACTGTTTGATTTTGCGGGCAAACTCCACGTTGGAAGCATGACCGGGGCGGTTGGCGATGATGTGCGCCTTGATGGGCACGCCGATCAGGGCCAGGTCGCCCACCACGTCGAGCAGCTTGTGGCGCGCGGGCTCGTTGGGGAAGTGCAGCTGGGCATTGTTGAGGATGCCTTCGCGCTGTTGCACGGACATTTCCTCGCGGTCGAAGGCTTTCGCCAGGCGGCCGAGCTCTTCGTCGGTCACCGGGCGGTCTACCACCACGATCGCGTTGTTGATGTCGCCTCCCTTGATGAGATTGTGGGCCAGCAGGTATTCCAGCTCGTGGAGGAATACGAAAGTGCGGCAGGGGGCGATTTCTTTTTTGAAATCGCTCATGCTTTTCAGGTTGGCGTGCTGGGTGCCGAGTACCTGGGAATTGAAGTCGATGAGGGCGGTAACCCGGTAGTCAACGGCGGGCAAAGCCACCATTTCGACCTTTTTCACCTCATCGTAATAGTTAATATTGGTGTCGATGGAATAATAGACCTTTTTGGCGTCCTGCACCTGGATGCCGGCTTCCTCGATGATGTCGATGAAGGGGATGGAGCTGCCGTCCATGATGGGGATTTCGGGGCCGTTCAGTTCGATCAGCACGTTATCCACGCCCATGCCCACGAGGGCGGCCAGGATGTGCTCGACCGTGCTGACGCGGGCGCCGTTGTGCTCCAGGGTGGTGCCGCGGGCGGTATCCACCACGTAATCCACATCGGCTTTCACAATCGGCTGGTCGGGGAGGTCGATGCGCTGGAATTTAATACCAAAGCCGGGCATGGCCGGCTTGAGAGTCATATTCACCTGTGCTCCTGTGTGTAAACCAACGCCTGATATGGTCACGGGACCTTGCAGGGTCTGCTGGTTCGACTGCTGATTTTCCATCATTATAGCTTCGTATTCAATTGCGTTTTAAATCCTTCTTGTAGCTCTTTCAATCCTTGCTGCCGCTTCAGCGAAGAAGGGCTTTTTCGGCCAACAGCTGTTTCACCATATCTTCCAGTTCTTTTACCCTCTTTTCCAGGTCCGGCAAATTTCTAAAAATTGCCTGACTTTTTAGCGAACTTTTATAATCGTAGGCCGGAGAGCCGGTCAAAGCGGTGTTGGGGGTGGTGATGGATTTGGACAAACCGCTCTGGGCGTTGATTTTGGTGCCGTCGGCGATCTGGATGTGGCCCACGATGCCTACCTGGCCGCCGATCACGCAGTTTTTGCCGATTTTGGTGCTGCCGGATACGCCGGACTGGGCGGCGATCACCGTGCTGCTGCCGATCTCCACGTTATGGGCGATCTGGATAAGATTATCGAGTTTCACACCGGCATGGATCACCGTAGAGCC
Protein-coding sequences here:
- a CDS encoding ABC transporter ATP-binding protein, with the protein product MTISLNQVGKRFNYDWIFRRFTYTFSGTGHYAILGPNGSGKSTLLQIISGHHHHSEGDVQYLFNEQTLPSDRFFNHCAIVAPYLELVEELSLQECFDFHLHFKSFLPGFSPREIARIVGLEKAWKKQVRNFSSGMKQRARLALAIFSDVPVLLLDEPCTNLDGDGIALYQQLIRDYCGNRLVIVSSNDEAEYGFCREHIRINDYKQ
- the lpxA gene encoding acyl-ACP--UDP-N-acetylglucosamine O-acyltransferase is translated as MIHPLTYIHPDAKVAPNVKIDPFTVIHKNVEIGEGTWIGSNVTIMEGARIGKNCRIFPGAVISAIPQDLKFEGEDTIVEIGDNTTIREYVTVNRGTKDRLKTSIGSNCLIMAYSHIAHDCIVGNYCVFSNNTTLAGHITVGDNVVLAGMVAVQQFCKIGNHAFVTGGSLVRKDVPPYVKAAREPLSYVGVNSVGLKRRGFTLEKINHILDIYRVIFVKGNNISKAIRIIEAEFPATDERDEILSFIRDSGRGIMRGYSTRANDDLA
- a CDS encoding MFS transporter; this encodes MSIPNRKVVNGWAMYDWANSVYNLVITTTFFPIYYLGVTKARSGTDEVTFMGKTLLSSVLYDYTLSLAYLLIAISLPILSSIADTRGNKKNFLRFFCYLGSLACASLYTFTDTSSLELGMLSVMLAAIGFWGGLVFYNSYLPEIASPEYQDRVSARGFSFGYMGSVLMQLVGFALVTVKPFGITDGMAVRITFLLVGIWWFGFAQITFKRLPASKPAVNDGSGRVFKDGFIELKKVYAQVKVMPVLKRFLRAFFFYSMGVQTVMMVAVIFASKELKLEATKLIICVVLIQIVAILGAWGMARLSGRFGNFRVLIATVLLWIGVCLNAYFITTEVQFYFLAVAVGLVMGGIQSLSRSTYAKLLPETRDTASFFSYYDVTEKMAIALGVFSFGYIEHMTNNMRTSVLVLIGFFSIGLIWLFSALQKQRSLAKRKTQVPDYAASHD
- a CDS encoding bifunctional UDP-3-O-[3-hydroxymyristoyl] N-acetylglucosamine deacetylase/3-hydroxyacyl-ACP dehydratase, which gives rise to MMENQQSNQQTLQGPVTISGVGLHTGAQVNMTLKPAMPGFGIKFQRIDLPDQPIVKADVDYVVDTARGTTLEHNGARVSTVEHILAALVGMGVDNVLIELNGPEIPIMDGSSIPFIDIIEEAGIQVQDAKKVYYSIDTNINYYDEVKKVEMVALPAVDYRVTALIDFNSQVLGTQHANLKSMSDFKKEIAPCRTFVFLHELEYLLAHNLIKGGDINNAIVVVDRPVTDEELGRLAKAFDREEMSVQQREGILNNAQLHFPNEPARHKLLDVVGDLALIGVPIKAHIIANRPGHASNVEFARKIKQYIKKNKHNRDVPIYDPNQPAIYDVNRIIKTLPHRYPMMLVDKIIELSDTRVVGIKNVTFNEQIFQGHFPGNPVMPGVLICEALAQVGGILALNPMPDPENYDTYFLKIDNCKFKQKVLPGDTMVLKMELLSPIRRGLVEMRGTAFVGNKVVTEADMVAQIVKREGK